One stretch of Armigeres subalbatus isolate Guangzhou_Male chromosome 2, GZ_Asu_2, whole genome shotgun sequence DNA includes these proteins:
- the LOC134216503 gene encoding translocon-associated protein subunit gamma, giving the protein MSHQTSSGFTKEEELLLQDFSRNVSTKSNALFYGNAFIISAVPIWLFWRVHQMELLPSLVFFAIITGLSTYLMAMAYKYTKFTLKHKIANKREDAVTREMTALLADDKKISRKEKDERILWKKNDVAEYEATTFSIFYNNALFLAVVIFASFYLLRSFTPTFNYILSVAGASGLMALLSTGKSA; this is encoded by the exons ATGTCTCACCAAACCAGCTCAGGATTTACCAAGGAGGAAGAGTTGCTTTTGCAAGATTTCAGCCGAAATGTGAGCACCAAGTCAAACGCACTTTTCTACGGAAATGCTTTCATTATTTCCGCTGTGCCGATCT GGCTCTTCTGGAGAGTGCACCAAATGGAACTGCTTCCTTCATTGGTGTTCTTCGCTATAATAACCGGGCTTAGCACTTATCTGATGGCCATGGCCTACAAGTACACCAAGTTCACCCTGAAGCACAAGATTGCAAATAAGCGTGAGGATGCTGTGACCCGCGAAATGACCGCACTGCTAGCCGATGACAAAAAAATCAGTCGCAAGGAAAAAGACGAACGCATCCTGTGGAAGAAGAACGACGTGGCCGAATACGAGGCGACCACTTTCTCCATCTTCTACAATAACGCTCTCTTCCTGGCTGTAGTCATCTTCGCAAGCTTCTACCTTTTGCGTTCCTTCACGCCCACCTTCAACTACATTTTGTCGGTGGCTGGAGCTAGCGGTTTGATGGCGCTGCTGTCGACTGGAAAGTCTGCGTAA